In the Ensifer adhaerens genome, one interval contains:
- a CDS encoding ureidoglycolate lyase, with product MSAADSVFARPVSPDNFARYGKVYDLTGDTDPKVVWTAGDGWNDGFSKTPVIDGAGHLGITRGGGAPWHCRAMERHPQTEEAIFCLAEPVVLAVAPASNAAAPDRNEIEAFVVAPGQAVVMDRNVWHDACRGVSGPTPYYWMAICGLGENPWVPVTGGPKLVQAIPAGGASV from the coding sequence ATGAGCGCGGCCGACAGTGTTTTCGCCAGGCCTGTGTCGCCGGACAATTTCGCGCGTTACGGCAAGGTCTATGATCTGACCGGCGACACCGATCCCAAGGTCGTCTGGACCGCCGGTGACGGATGGAACGATGGCTTCTCCAAGACGCCGGTGATCGATGGCGCGGGCCATCTCGGCATTACGCGCGGCGGCGGCGCGCCGTGGCACTGCCGCGCAATGGAGCGGCATCCGCAAACGGAAGAGGCCATCTTCTGCCTCGCCGAACCGGTTGTCCTCGCCGTCGCCCCTGCGTCGAATGCCGCGGCGCCGGATCGCAATGAGATCGAGGCCTTCGTGGTCGCCCCGGGGCAAGCTGTGGTGATGGACCGCAACGTCTGGCACGACGCCTGCCGCGGCGTTTCGGGACCGACCCCCTACTACTGGATGGCTATTTGCGGCCTCGGCGAAAATCCCTGGGTGCCGGTGACCGGTGGACCGAAGCTGGTGCAGGCGATCCCAGCCGGAGGAGCGAGTGTATGA
- a CDS encoding ABC transporter substrate-binding protein, with protein MKQLLPMVLGLTSATFISLAAGGLAHAKDEKLAAALPEAVRAAGKLNVTISLAYPPMEYSDAGSTELKGFDIDLAKAIAERLGLTAEFQNVEFPQLIPQVVTGRSDLIMTAFSDKVERQTQLDFIDYFKTGNVFYSTADQQDEIKNEADLCGKTVAVATGTSWVTWAEDVGKANCAPDKLITVIQIPTQAEHIMQIRQGRAQASVIGLEGLLDLMKQEPDKFHQIGEMGDVNHYGIAFAKANGELRDAVKGALDAMKADGTYAQILDRYGLKQAAVEEFKINGATK; from the coding sequence ATGAAACAACTGCTGCCAATGGTTCTGGGGCTAACCTCAGCAACATTTATCAGCCTGGCTGCCGGAGGCCTGGCTCATGCTAAGGACGAAAAGCTGGCGGCCGCTCTGCCGGAAGCAGTGCGGGCGGCTGGAAAGCTGAACGTCACGATCAGCCTTGCCTATCCGCCGATGGAATATAGCGACGCGGGATCGACCGAACTGAAAGGCTTCGATATCGATCTCGCCAAGGCGATCGCCGAACGTCTGGGGCTGACGGCAGAATTCCAGAACGTCGAGTTCCCGCAATTGATCCCGCAGGTCGTCACCGGCCGGTCGGACCTGATCATGACCGCGTTCTCCGACAAGGTGGAGCGCCAGACCCAGCTCGACTTCATCGACTATTTCAAGACCGGCAACGTGTTCTATTCTACCGCAGACCAGCAAGACGAGATCAAGAACGAAGCTGATCTCTGCGGCAAGACGGTGGCTGTCGCGACGGGCACGAGCTGGGTGACCTGGGCGGAAGACGTCGGCAAGGCCAACTGCGCACCCGACAAGCTGATCACCGTCATCCAGATCCCAACCCAGGCCGAACACATCATGCAGATCCGTCAGGGCCGTGCCCAGGCTTCGGTCATTGGCCTAGAGGGATTGCTGGACCTGATGAAGCAGGAGCCGGACAAGTTCCACCAGATCGGCGAAATGGGTGACGTCAACCACTACGGCATCGCCTTCGCCAAGGCGAATGGCGAGCTGCGCGATGCGGTCAAGGGCGCGCTCGATGCGATGAAGGCCGACGGCACTTATGCACAGATCCTGGACCGCTACGGCTTGAAACAAGCTGCCGTCGAAGAGTTCAAGATCAACGGAGCCACCAAGTAG
- a CDS encoding BtpA/SgcQ family protein yields MSRFGDTFTTPKPIFGMLHLAGDDPAAKLAQAEEEARIMAGEGVDGVVVENYFGGAEDVERVLDRLFGFDLGTRIGVNVLRDDARAFALAKQYPVSFIQVDSVAGHLPPDADEPFATELAARREDVSALLLGGVRFKYQPILSGRPESEDVRIGASRCDGLVVTSDATGQQTDLQKVARFRAATGGATPLLIGAGLTEANAAEQLAKADGAVVGSWFKHDHKDTGRVEAAHVAGLMRVVRAIRSEA; encoded by the coding sequence ATGAGCCGCTTCGGCGACACCTTCACCACCCCTAAGCCGATCTTCGGCATGCTGCACCTTGCCGGTGACGACCCCGCCGCCAAACTTGCCCAGGCCGAGGAAGAGGCTCGCATCATGGCTGGCGAAGGCGTGGACGGGGTCGTGGTCGAGAACTACTTTGGCGGGGCCGAAGACGTCGAGCGGGTGCTGGACCGGCTGTTCGGGTTCGACCTCGGCACGCGTATCGGCGTCAACGTGCTGCGCGACGACGCGCGCGCATTTGCGCTTGCCAAACAATACCCGGTTTCCTTCATCCAGGTGGACTCCGTCGCCGGCCATCTGCCGCCGGATGCGGACGAACCCTTCGCAACCGAACTCGCTGCACGCCGCGAAGACGTTTCAGCGCTGTTGCTCGGCGGCGTTCGCTTCAAGTACCAGCCAATTCTGTCCGGGCGGCCGGAATCGGAAGATGTGCGCATCGGGGCTTCACGCTGCGACGGCCTGGTGGTCACCTCCGACGCCACCGGCCAGCAGACCGACCTCCAAAAGGTCGCGCGCTTCCGTGCCGCAACCGGCGGCGCGACACCGCTGCTGATCGGTGCCGGCCTCACCGAGGCCAATGCCGCCGAGCAATTGGCCAAAGCCGATGGCGCCGTCGTCGGGAGCTGGTTCAAGCACGACCACAAGGATACCGGCCGCGTCGAGGCCGCCCATGTCGCCGGGCTGATGCGCGTGGTGCGGGCCATCAGGAGCGAGGCATGA
- a CDS encoding GntR family transcriptional regulator, which yields MTHPSTPDASTANGENPDDRLSRLRLDSYSSEQLYRQLYRALRAAILSGDFSEGEAIPSENQMRDQFGIARTTVRNAMALLVSEGLVQQVRGRGTIVSHRPISHNIWNFGSFTELARRQGQRPVTRVLEHRVENGELLLVRARGLANGDIVSWLNVDTSQLDLALYPGIDRYDFATQSLYEVLRRDYDRHPLRSELLLSVVPPSDRLREVFAPAPGVPGYLCASGDVLDADDRLVERTSIVYSPAVQMKFATRWGRETAPTSAMQENKT from the coding sequence TTGACCCACCCTTCCACGCCAGACGCCTCCACCGCAAACGGTGAAAACCCGGATGACAGACTGTCCCGGCTGCGCCTCGACTCCTATTCGAGCGAACAGCTCTACCGGCAGCTCTATCGGGCGTTGCGCGCCGCGATCCTGAGCGGTGATTTCTCCGAAGGCGAAGCCATTCCTTCGGAGAACCAGATGCGCGACCAGTTCGGAATTGCCCGGACCACGGTCCGCAACGCGATGGCGCTTCTGGTGTCGGAAGGGTTGGTCCAGCAGGTTCGCGGTCGCGGCACGATCGTGTCACACCGTCCGATCAGCCACAACATCTGGAACTTCGGGAGCTTTACGGAGCTTGCCCGTCGCCAGGGCCAACGTCCGGTGACGCGGGTGCTGGAACATCGCGTGGAGAATGGCGAGCTCCTGCTGGTGCGCGCCCGCGGGCTTGCCAATGGCGACATCGTGAGCTGGCTGAACGTCGACACTTCACAGCTCGATCTCGCCCTCTATCCGGGTATCGACCGTTACGATTTCGCGACGCAATCGCTCTACGAGGTTTTGCGTCGCGACTATGACCGCCACCCCTTGCGTTCGGAACTGCTGCTCAGCGTCGTGCCGCCTTCCGATCGCTTGAGGGAGGTCTTTGCCCCGGCACCTGGCGTGCCGGGCTACCTTTGCGCCAGCGGGGACGTGCTCGATGCCGACGACCGATTGGTCGAGCGCACGTCGATCGTCTACTCGCCGGCCGTCCAGATGAAATTCGCAACGCGCTGGGGGCGCGAGACCGCGCCGACAAGCGCGATGCAGGAGAACAAGACATGA